TATCTGCATCACCAATCAGTGGTAATGAAAGGTAATGCGTGAAGCGAGGCGATACAAATGCCACAACCCGCCTTTTATGAAACGTCAGATAGATACAATCTATTCCACCCAAAAGCCTCTCCCATGATTCGGTTAACTGATCACGAAACTCAGTGAGAGGAATCTCTTCACTGTTCTGAATACTAGGCTCTCCCTCTTCTGA
Above is a window of Leptolyngbya sp. 'hensonii' DNA encoding:
- a CDS encoding prevent-host-death family protein encodes the protein MNKSFKQIPMSELRVKLPKLRRQVQSGNLRIVCTHYGEVAAFLLPLQDIDVLNSEEGEPSIQNSEEIPLTEFRDQLTESWERLLGGIDCIYLTFHKRRVVAFVSPRFTHYLSLPLIGDADKVLFVPSEIQV